Within Vigna unguiculata cultivar IT97K-499-35 chromosome 2, ASM411807v1, whole genome shotgun sequence, the genomic segment AGGTGACATCAGCGGAGATAAAATGACGGTTGAGGGAAGGAGAGAAACACTTATACCCTTTTTGTGAGCGGGGGAATCCTAAGAAGACACATTTGTGGGCTCTCGGAGACAACTTATCCAAGCCAGGACTAaaatcatgaacaaaacatgtggaCCCAAAGACTTTAAGAGGTAAAGGGTGAAGAGGGTCGTgaggaaataaaatagaatgaggAACTTGGTTATGCAAGACTGAAGAAGGCATGCGATTAATAAGATAACAAGCAGTAAGAACCGCATCACCCCAAAAATGTGAAGGAACTgcaccatgaattaaaagagtgcaAGTTGTTTCAATAAGGTGCCTATTCTTGCGCTCAGCCACTCCATTTTGTTGGGGTGTATAAGCGCATGATGTTTGATGAAGAATGCCCTGAGAAGCCATAAAATGTTTGAAGGATTGAGAGAGATATTCACGACCATTATCATTCCGCAAATTTCGAATAGAAACCCCAAACTgtgttttaatttcatgaaagaatgattgaaaaatagagaacaactcagaacgatttttcattaaatataaccaagtacatcttgaataatcatcaataaaagtaacaaaatactaaaaacctaaagtagacttaacACGACTAGGTCCCCAAATGTCCGAATGAACTAATGCAAAAGGGGACAAAGCTCGTTGTGAGACACTACAAGGAAACGAACTACGACTATGCTTTCCTAATTGACAAGACTCACACGACAAACTAGATAACTTGGACAAGCTGGGGACAAGTTGTTGCAGTTTGGCAAGGCTGGGATGACCAAATTGTGCATGAAGAAGGGATGGTGATTCCATAGCTGCGCCAACATGTGAAGGAGGACGAAGATGATACAGACCATGAGACTCACATCCGGTGCCAATCATGTGTCTCGAACTCCGATCCTGTAAACAAACAGAATCTTTGGTAAAGGAAATAAtacaatcaagagaacgagttagTCGACTGACAGATAATAAATTGAATGGAGACCCAGGAACATAAAGAACATGATCAATGGATATGGATGGAAAAATATTAACAGTAccaacaccatgagatgagactctagaCCCATCAGCCATTGTAACTGAGGGTAAATGATCCGGACaagacaaagaagaaaacaaagatttgttaccagtaatatGGTCTGTGGCGCCTGAGTCAAGAACCCAAGGACCAAGAGAATCAGAGTGAGTCAGGCCAACGAATGATGTACCTGTGCGTGCAACAGAGGCAGATGTAGTGGAACTAGAACTCTGACGTTCCTCATACCATTTGAGAAAGTCGTTGAAAATGGCAGGGTGCCCTGCGGTATCAGATATAACAGGATCCACAGTCGCTGATCGGGGAGGAGGATCAGGGTGAACTACTGCAGCAGACCGAGGAGGACGTCCATGTAGAGCATAACATTTGTCAATCTTGTGGCCTAATTTGCCACAATGGTCACACTTGGGTCGTCCCTTTCCCGGCTTGCGAGAACGATTGCGATCATCCCGCTGAGAGACCAAGACTGAGGAATCATCAGCACAAGTAGATGTATCAATGATTTGTTTTCTTGGCACACGTAAAAGGGCATAACTAGTAGCAGTGAAGTTGGGCACAACAGGAGACCCCAAAATCTGGTCGCGAACATGGGAATATTCATCAGAAAGACCATGTAATGCCAACAACATAAAGAACTTTGATCGTTGCTCAAGTTCTTCAGCTGGAGTGGAGGCCGGAGGCAATAACTCATTAAACTCATGTAGAAGGGCATGAATTTTGCCCAAATATTCAGCCATGGGTCTAGGACTCTGCGGAGCAACAACTTTGAAAAGATCCTGACAAACACCATAAAGACGCTGAGTGTCATTGGTGTATAACAACTTGGCCTGTGCCCAAACGTCTGAACATGTTTCATATGAATGAAACATTTGTTTCAGCGAAGAGTTAATGGTGGACTTAATGACGATGCATAATTGGGCATCAATTTTCGTCCAGCGGGAAACTTCATCTGCAGCAACTGTAATTACACTCTGGGTGagatgatcttcatatccttgaCTCTTGAGCCAAAGTTTGATATCGGATGCCCATGTCGCGTAATTTGTGCCATCCAACTTGTCAATGGATAAATGCACATTGACGTAGTTGGTATAAACAGAGGGTTCAGACAGCGGAGTGCTTGAAGATGACACACCCGAATTGGCAGCGGAAGAAGCCATAGAGGGAGAAACCCTAAAAATTCAAGGTGCTCCGATTGAAACAACAACCACAGATTCAGAAAGAGCTCAAGAAGGCGATTCAGGCGAAGTTGATCGGCGCAGAAAACGACCGGCGACGCGCCGTCACGCGCGGCGGAGAGGTGGCGGCTGCCGGAGCTTGCGGCGGCGCATGGAGGCGCGTGAGAACTCCGATGGCGGCGATCTCTGCGGCGTTGGAGTCGCCTGGCCGAGACGAACAAAACCGTCTGGTCGTCAGTCGAAACTGCAGCTCCGACGACGGCGGCGGCGGCGACGGTGACGACGGCAGAAGCGGCGGCGGGACGGTGGCTGTAGTAAACTAAcctaagctctagataccatgtaaaataagatgaaatagggttttgggattaatctcccttgtgtaaaccctacacaaaggacagtttatttatattgataatgggCCAAATCCCAGAAATACATAATGGGCTGAGCCCAACTATTAAACACACTATTATATCATCTAACAGGTTCAAAGCTAGGtaagagaaaaatatacattattaCAAGGAAAACCATGAAATTCCACACCATTTGCAATGGGTTTGTGTATCAAAAAAAGACAAGGATCCTTTCAATTCAACCAAGAAGGGGAGAATATCATGGTTCAGGACCCAACTATAGAATCATATGTTGTAATTGACATGTGCATCTAAAAGGAGAACAGGTTATACCacatatatttatacaattttaatttaaaaataatggcGTTCTTGATAAATATGATGCAACCTTCTTGATAATGACACAAACGGAGTAGTGAGttgaaaatcatatttttcgGGAGTGCAATAGACAGGCAACTACTAACTACTAAGCTGCAATCCATAATACAGAAAGACATTTTCAACTTTTTCAGAGGTCATCATAATTAAGACggttaataaaatcaaaatatggtgaaaagaaaacaaaaaccttttattttgttttctgtattttgTTGCACTTGTTGCTGCTGCTTCTTGTATTTCTCTAAGATTGCCTCCCTTCTCCTTCTACTCTCTTCTTTAACCCTATTGAAATGTTCTTCTTCTTGATCAGGTGATTGCAATGTAACCTTCTCATCTAACTCATCTTGTTCATCCTCCCTTCTGAAAACAATTGAGTTAATTcagatagaaaaataatacaaattaaaatataccatcaataaagaaaaaaaaacagtgcaTGCAATATTctatttaaagatatttaaataCCTTTGTAGTTTGTTTTCATCATAAACCATTACAGGCAAGGagttctttttacttttttggtGGTCTTCTATTTCTTCTTGTTTTGTCTGCATTTTATGCCTATCACGACTATCATAATCATCTTCATGAGGCAGATACTTACCCATGCAATTCAAAGTGTCTCTGCCTGTGCGCCTCTCTCTATCCTCTCGCTTCTCCCTCTCCTTAATTTTATCTCTTTCCCAACCCTTATCATCATGTTCAGCAGTCTCCCGCTCCCTATCTCTCTCATCACCCCTTGTTCTCTCTCTACTTCGATATCTTTCCTTTTCCCTTCTCCTATCCCTCTCAAACACTGTCTCACAGCTCCTAtctacttccttttctcttCTCCTGTCCCTATAATCCTCTCTCTGCCTCCTCTCTTCTTCTCCATTCCTTTTGTGCCTCTCATGGCTCCTTTCATGTTCTTTCTCCCTTCTAAACACCCAACTCTCTTGTTCTTTTTCCATCTTTAAGTCTCTCTTGACATCTTTGTCCCTACTCCTATTCCTATCCctacccctatcccgagcctcCACAACATGATAACTTGCTCTGTGTTCGCTTCTTTTGTCCACCAAATCCCTATTCTCCCATCTGCTTGCcatcattccttcatcatcaaGGCCGTAGTAAGTCTCCAGTCTACCACAATATGAAAGCCCCCCCTGTTCATCAGGGTGCCTTCTCTTTGAATGAGCATGTTTTTCTGCTATACTTCCAGAACGAGACCCGTCCTTGGCACGACCATTTGATCTTGATGGACTTCTATATCTATCACGAGAACATGACCTTCTTGATCTTCTATATTTCTCTCCTCCACTTTCTGAGGAAGAGATTATATAGTAACCAACATTCTGTCCCTCCAACTCTACGTCCTCGTCATCACAATAACCGTTATGTGTTTCATTTCCCTTAAAACATTCATATTCCCCACCATGCCGCATGTCCCTTCCCGAAGATTTATTCTTCAAAAGTCCATTGCCCATAGAATATGTACTAGTTCCATCATCCTTCCCATCCAAAAGGCCATTGCCCGTACCATCTTCGTGTATTTCACTGCCAAAGTGACTCCTTCGGCACGCCTCATCTTCACATTCAGGACtaataaatttatcatcaacaatacaCCGTGTTCTAGTTTTTAAATCTTCGGCATGCAACAAAGTCTCCCTGACAAAATGTCCCTGCACAATTCAAATAAGTAACTAAGAAAGAAATGACTACTGAtcaacaaagaacaaataagttCACATTATATCAACAAAACTAAATATAGAAGACACGTAACGTCTCTTACTAATTAACTGTAAAGCCACCATTCTGCACTAAAACGCCTACAGAAACTCTGTAATGGATCCAAGGAGAGAGAAAATATAAAGGTGAAGGGGATAGAAATGATGAGAAAGAAGTAAAGACAAATTCTCCTTTTCTATGGTCAACGAGAAAAGAGAGATAAATTGAAATACCTAATATATAAGGGTATTGTTTTGCGAAAAGAACACAATGACGAATCCAATGgccttaaaataaataaatttcacaaaatttgaatCCGATATACCAGATTTGAGGTATTGGATTGATCATCTCGATCTCCGGGCACGCCAGTTTCAGCAGGCTTAGCATCAGATCGAGCGTCTAGCTTCGCGATGTCGGCACCGTCTTCTTCGAGAATTTCTCCCTCCTCGACATCGTCATCATCGGGGGCGCGACGATTCGTGCCAGAGCTACAATGCAGAATCTGAGAAGTAGCCAACGGAGCAGTTTCACAATCGGCGGTTTCGCAATCGCGTTCACTTTCTTCGCCGTGTTTTCTGCTTCCATGGCGGCGGCGGTGGCGGTGGCGCTTCGAGGATCTGTCGGCGTCCTTCGGAGCAGAGGATTGGCGGTGCTTGCGCCGTGAATCATGGCCATCGCCGTAGGCCATGATCAGATACGGTTGTTGGGTAAAGTTCAGGGTTATGGTTTGGCTTCGTTGATCGGAAGAACACGGGGGTTCTGTGTTGGATCGGTCAGAAATTCTAGGGAGAACACTAACCGGAAGGAAAAGCCTCCCACGTGTCTTGACTAGGATGGCAACGGGCAGGGTGGGaacgagtttcgctatcccatatctatttttgtataaaaaattcatcatcatcGCCATATtcaaatccaacgggtatcaaacttttttccatCCCATCCCCATCAGATaatgggtataatctcgtacccgtgttctaactatttcaatattaatttttatacaagaatgaaaattacggtaaagaaaacataatattattgaatattcaatattaggaggatgattgtttcttccatatcaaatactttgaaataaattataattgtccaCATTTTAGaatagaataccaaataaaatttcatgagaaccaaaacatttattaaatttgcaaactacaacattgatgaatttagtttataaaattaaaaaatatttcaaaaaaatataaaaggaaaacaaatatttaaattaaaatatattttaaatgtttgtttacttcaattttttaaattctaatgaatctcttttttatacactaataaaagttataatacatcacttgataaaaatgacacaaagaacaaataataaacataataataaaattttgacatacattttgtattttttgaacttcaatatatgttggatagtgacaaaacaatattcatagcaattacattaaatttttatattgtagtaaataaaagttatttatacagttaaagtgaaaaaattacagtatgattaataatgaattataaaataacaaataattagatagaatatattttaatattattttacatgatgaaaataaaaatattaaaaaactaacaaatgtgtgttttagaaataatttgagagactattgaaagaaatcgcacaaaggaaatcaaatgtataattaaggtatgataagatgaaaaatacattagagaactaattattaaattatgtttgaagtggttaaaattaaatagaaatatcattagtgaccaaaaaatttgtcattaaattacaaataaattagtaattaaattggtcactaaatcaagtaccgattcgatcattgaatcggtcactaatttagtcattgattcagacaataaatcaactactaccaccaatgacgaaaaatagtgactgatatgggttactgactaaatctgtcaccatttcatgtttttcttgtagtgaattatcatatactattcat encodes:
- the LOC114173334 gene encoding serine/threonine-protein kinase prpf4B-like isoform X2, with the protein product MAYGDGHDSRRKHRQSSAPKDADRSSKRHRHRRRHGSRKHGEESERDCETADCETAPLATSQILHCSSGTNRRAPDDDDVEEGEILEEDGADIAKLDARSDAKPAETGVPGDRDDQSNTSNLGHFVRETLLHAEDLKTRTRCIVDDKFISPECEDEACRRSHFGSEIHEDGTGNGLLDGKDDGTSTYSMGNGLLKNKSSGRDMRHGGEYECFKGNETHNGYCDDEDVELEGQNVGYYIISSSESGGEKYRRSRRSCSRDRYRSPSRSNGRAKDGSRSGSIAEKHAHSKRRHPDEQGGLSYCGRLETYYGLDDEGMMASRWENRDLVDKRSEHRASYHVVEARDRGRDRNRSRDKDVKRDLKMEKEQESWVFRREKEHERSHERHKRNGEEERRQREDYRDRRREKEVDRSCETVFERDRRREKERYRSRERTRGDERDRERETAEHDDKGWERDKIKEREKREDRERRTGRDTLNCMGKYLPHEDDYDSRDRHKMQTKQEEIEDHQKSKKNSLPVMVYDENKLQRREDEQDELDEKVTLQSPDQEEEHFNRVKEESRRRREAILEKYKKQQQQVQQNTENKIKEIPPTVPDVLDDVEVETLFSVRKSPLVNGVVASNMISCSGALREGTPKSKEADDEFCDDIFGETPTGAQKSGKGEGLRIENGGLHDNWDDAEGYYSYRFGEILDGRYEVIAAHGRGVFSTVVRAKNLKSISGEPGEVAIKIIRSNDTMYKAGMDELVILKKLVGADPDDKRHCVRFLSSFKYRNHLCLVFESLHMNLREVLKKFGRNIGLRLTAVRVYAKQLFIALKHLRNCGVLHCDIKPDNMLVNEAKNVLKLCDFGNAMFAGKNEVTPYLVSRFYRAPEIILGLTYDHPLDMWSVGCCLYELYTGKVLFPGSTNNDMLRLHMELKGLFPKKMLRKGAFIEQHFDQDLNFLATEEDPVTKKAIKRMISQFQGSSRKGFCIGSRQEVDSLTGIESPVHHWYPAQLLAFEVKKRDVWSE
- the LOC114173334 gene encoding serine/threonine-protein kinase prpf4B-like isoform X3, which translates into the protein MAYGDGHDSRRKHRQSSAPKDADRSSKRHRHRRRHGSRKHGEESERDCETADCETAPLATSQILHCSSGTNRRAPDDDDVEEGEILEEDGADIAKLDARSDAKPAETGVPGDRDDQSNTSNLGHFVRETLLHAEDLKTRTRCIVDDKFISPECEDEACRRSHFGSEIHEDGTGNGLLDGKDDGTSTYSMGNGLLKNKSSGRDMRHGGEYECFKGNETHNGYCDDEDVELEGQNVGYYIISSSESGGEKYRRSRRSCSRDRYRSPSRSNGRAKDGSRSGSIAEKHAHSKRRHPDEQGGLSYCGRLETYYGLDDEGMMASRWENRDLVDKRSEHRASYHVVEARDRGRDRNRSRDKDVKRDLKMEKEQESWVFRREKEHERSHERHKRNGEEERRQREDYRDRRREKEVDRSCETVFERDRRREKERYRSRERTRGDERDRERETAEHDDKGWERDKIKEREKREDRERRTGRDTLNCMGKYLPHEDDYDSRDRHKMQTKQEEIEDHQKSKKNSLPVMVYDENKLQREDEQDELDEKVTLQSPDQEEEHFNRVKEESRRRREAILEKYKKQQQQVQQNTENKIKEIPPTVPDVLDDVEVETLFSVRKSPLVNGVVASNMISCSGALREGTPKSKEADDEFCDDIFGETPTGAQKSGKGEGLRIENGGLHDNWDDAEGYYSYRFGEILDGRYEVIAAHGRGVFSTVVRAKNLKSISGEPGEVAIKIIRSNDTMYKAGMDELVILKKLVGADPDDKRHCVRFLSSFKYRNHLCLVFESLHMNLREVLKKFGRNIGLRLTAVRVYAKQLFIALKHLRNCGVLHCDIKPDNMLVNEAKNVLKLCDFGNAMFAGKNEVTPYLVSRFYRAPEIILGLTYDHPLDMWSVGCCLYELYTGKVLFPGSTNNDMLRLHMELKGLFPKKMLRKGAFIEQHFDQDLNFLATEEDPVTKKAIKRMISQFQGSSRKGFCIGSRQEVDSLTGIESPVHHWQVNNVLILTTKMMFTDFCT
- the LOC114173334 gene encoding serine/threonine-protein kinase prpf4B-like isoform X1 produces the protein MAYGDGHDSRRKHRQSSAPKDADRSSKRHRHRRRHGSRKHGEESERDCETADCETAPLATSQILHCSSGTNRRAPDDDDVEEGEILEEDGADIAKLDARSDAKPAETGVPGDRDDQSNTSNLGHFVRETLLHAEDLKTRTRCIVDDKFISPECEDEACRRSHFGSEIHEDGTGNGLLDGKDDGTSTYSMGNGLLKNKSSGRDMRHGGEYECFKGNETHNGYCDDEDVELEGQNVGYYIISSSESGGEKYRRSRRSCSRDRYRSPSRSNGRAKDGSRSGSIAEKHAHSKRRHPDEQGGLSYCGRLETYYGLDDEGMMASRWENRDLVDKRSEHRASYHVVEARDRGRDRNRSRDKDVKRDLKMEKEQESWVFRREKEHERSHERHKRNGEEERRQREDYRDRRREKEVDRSCETVFERDRRREKERYRSRERTRGDERDRERETAEHDDKGWERDKIKEREKREDRERRTGRDTLNCMGKYLPHEDDYDSRDRHKMQTKQEEIEDHQKSKKNSLPVMVYDENKLQRREDEQDELDEKVTLQSPDQEEEHFNRVKEESRRRREAILEKYKKQQQQVQQNTENKIKEIPPTVPDVLDDVEVETLFSVRKSPLVNGVVASNMISCSGALREGTPKSKEADDEFCDDIFGETPTGAQKSGKGEGLRIENGGLHDNWDDAEGYYSYRFGEILDGRYEVIAAHGRGVFSTVVRAKNLKSISGEPGEVAIKIIRSNDTMYKAGMDELVILKKLVGADPDDKRHCVRFLSSFKYRNHLCLVFESLHMNLREVLKKFGRNIGLRLTAVRVYAKQLFIALKHLRNCGVLHCDIKPDNMLVNEAKNVLKLCDFGNAMFAGKNEVTPYLVSRFYRAPEIILGLTYDHPLDMWSVGCCLYELYTGKVLFPGSTNNDMLRLHMELKGLFPKKMLRKGAFIEQHFDQDLNFLATEEDPVTKKAIKRMISQFQGSSRKGFCIGSRQEVDSLTGIESPVHHWQVNNVLILTTKMMFTDFCT